The Mycolicibacterium duvalii DNA window ATCCGGTGCGGGCCACGACTTCTCGCTGGATGAAATCAGCCAGGTTGCGGCCGATGGTCGACGCCGAACCGTGGGAGTTGCCGAAGTGGAAGGACGCGACGCCGTTGGCGGCCGGGCTGTCCTGGGTGTCGCACCGCAGGCTGATCATCAAGTCGGCACCGACGGTGTTCGCGGTGGCGGCTCGCTCGGCGTCGGTGGGCGCGTTGTGCACCGAACGCGACAGGAAGGTGTCCATGCCGATCGCGGTCATTCGGCCTTCCAGCCGACTGGCCAAGTCCCACAGGATGTCTGCTTCGCTGACCGGCCCCGCGGGTCCGGTCATGATGAGGCCGTGGTCGCTGCCGCCGCGGCCCGGGTCGATGATGATGCGTTTGCCCGACAGCCGCGGCCCGGAGCTGCGGACCAGTTCTTCTTCACGTATGGCATGGGGTGACCCGCCGGTGACTCGCGAACCGAGAAAGTACAAGGAGCGCAACGTCTCCGGACCGCAGATGCCGTCGGGGTACAGGCCGTACTCGCGCTGGTAGGACGTGAGTGCGTTGTGGGTCTGCAGGCCGAAATGCCCGTCGACCAAACCGGTGTAGAACCCGAGATCCTGCAGGCGCGCCTGCAGCGTCGCGACGTCGTCGCCGTACATCGGTGCGCCGAACTGGTGGTTCAGGATTCGCGCGCCGAGGCGGTAGGAGGCTTCCTTGAGCGCCCGGAACGTCGCCTCGCCGACGATCCCGTCGACCAGAAGTCCCCGGTGCTGCTGAAACGCCCGCACCGCATGGTCGAGCTCTTCGTCGAAGACGTCGACGGCAACGTGCTTGCCGGTGGTCAGATCGGCGTCTGCGTCCTCGATCATGCCGAGCGCGGCCAGTGCGGACCGGATCTCGGTGACCGCACCCCCGCGGTCACCGCGACGCAGACTCGACATAGCCAGATTGTCGCAGACAGCCAACGGAATCGGGAAAACCCCAGGCCCAACGGCGTTGTGAATTATGGCCACAGTGCCGTATCGGACAGGTGTCCGACCGATATCGGGTGCTACAGCACGTCGCCGATCTCGCGGAGCAGGGCGGCTTTACCTTTCGCTCCGACGATGCGTTTGACGGGTTGACCGTCCTTGAACAGGATCATCGTCGGGATCGACACCACCTGGAAGTCGCGCGCGGTGGCGGGGTTCTCGTCGACGTCGAGTTTGGCGACCCTAAGCACGTCGGCCTTTTCGGCGGCGATCTCCTCGAGCACCGGTGCGACCATCTTGCAGGGGCCGCACCAGGTCGCCCAGAAGTCGACCAGGACCGGGTTGCCGCTGGCCAGTACGTCGTCGGCGAACGAATCGTCGGTCACGGTGACCGTTTTGGAGTCGCTCACTGGTTGGCTCCGATCAAGTCGCTGTCATCGGTTGTGGTGGAGGTTCTTTCGCCGGGGTCGGCCTGCTCGGCCAGCCACCGTTCAGCGTCGATCGATGCGGCGCAACCACTTCCGGCCGCGGTGATGGCCTGCCGGTAGGTGTGGTCGACGAGATCGCCTGCGGCGAAGACACCTTCGACCGAGGTGTAGGTGGTCCGGCCCTGCACCTGCACGTATCCCGACTCGTCCACCTCCACCTGATCGCGGACCAGCTCGGAGCGCGGATCGTGGCCCACGGCGACGAAGACGCCCGTCACCGCCAGCGCGGACTCCTCGCCGGTGACCGTGTTGCGCAGCCGGATGCCGGTCACCTTCGGATCGCCCTCGATCGCGGTTACCGCGGTGTTGGTCAGGATGGTGATCTTCTCGTTGGCCTGGGCCCGCTCCAGCATGATCTTGGAGGCGCGGAACTCGTCGCGGCGATGGATCAGGGTGACGCTGCGCGCGAAGCGGGTCAGGAACGTGGCTTCCTCCATCGCGGAGTCGCCACCGCCGACCACGGCGATGTCCTGGTCGCGGAAGAAGAAGCCGTCGCAGGTGGCGCACGTGCTCACGCCCATCCCGATCATCTCCTGCTCTCCCGGCACGCCGAGCTGGCGGGCGGCGGCGCCCATGGCCAGGATCACCGCGCGGGCCCGGTGGGTCTCGTCGCCGACGGTGACCGTTTTGACCGGGCCGGCCAGGTCGACGGCGTCGACGTCCTCCATCCGCAGGTCGGCGCCGAAGCGCAGCGCCTGCTCGCGCATCTGATCCATCAGCTCCGGTCCGGTGATGCCGTCGCGGAAGCCGGGGTAGTTCTCCACCTCGGTGGTCGTCATCAGCGCGCCCCCGAACTGACTGCCCTCGAAGACCAGCGGGTTGAGCTGGGCGCGGGCGGCGTAGATCGCGGCCGTGTAGCCGGCCGGGCCCGAACCGATGACGATCAGGTCGTGGACTGGAGTGGGGGAGGTCATGAGCACCTTTCTGCCGGCGACGAGTGCGAAGCCGTCCGCTTGGTTGAACACCAGGGTAGGCGGGTGTGTTCCTGCCCAGCTACCCGGCGCGGCTACCGCCGCGGCACGTCACGCAGCGCGGCGCGGATCCGGGCGAGCACAGCTGGGGGCACCGCGGGCGCGCTGTCGGGGTCGGCGCCCAGCTCGGCGAGGTGGCGGCGGACGGCGTCCAGACCAGCCAGCGTCTGCGCAGCGTGTGGGTCGGTGCGCACGATGCGGCGCACCCGGGCCGCGGTCGCGTCGTCGAGCAGACCGGCCTGCAGGTCGGCCAGCACGTCCGTGGTCACATCCCCGGTGCCAGGGTCTGGGGATTCGCAACCCCCGCCGCCGTCCATGGCTGAGAGGATATCCGCCGGCGTTCACTCCACGGCGGCGTCGGCGGCGAAGTAGTGCAGCGCGGCGGCCAGCTTGGTTCGGGCCCGGGCGCACCGGCTCTTCACCGTGCCCTCGGCGACGCCGAGCATCCGGGCCGTGTCGGCGACCGAGTATCCCTGCATGTCGACGGCCACCACCGCGGCCCGCTGCTCGACGGGCAGCCGCATCAGCGCGCGCTGCACCGCCACGGCGGTATCCACCTTCGAGGTCGGGTCCACGGCGTCGAAGTGGCTGTCGTCGATCTCTTCGTACACATAGAACTTGTTGCGCCGGAGCCGGTCCAGGCAGGCGTTGACCACGATGCGGTAGAGCCAGCTGCTCACGGCCGAGTCGTGCCGGAAACCGCCGGCCGCCCGGTGCGCGGCCAGCAGCGCGTCCTGCAGCGCATCGGCCGCGTCGTGCGGGCTGCGGCTGGTCACCACGGCCAGCCGGTAGAGCTGACGGTGGTGGCGGTGGAACAGCTCCTCGAAGGCGTACGGGTCACCGGCGACATGCGCGGCGAGCAGCTCTTTGTCGCTGCGCGACCGCCCCCCGGAAATCCCCACAGCCGAACACTAACCGCGCCGCCGGGGACCGCCCGACACCAGTTTCGGGCGGCACCGGCCGGTCAGGACGCGGCGTTGAGCGTTATCTCGGAGATGTCGGTGCGGCTCTCCCCGTCGACTTGCCCGAGCGTGGTGATCCACACCAGCACGTTGGAGGTGGGTTCGGCGTCCTCGACGCGGATGGTGTTGGAGCCGGGCCGCAAGGTGGTCGGCTCGGTCAGCGCGGTGGTGGACTCCAGCGACGACGGGGACGGGCTCGATGCCGACCGGACCTGCACCGCGGTGCCGGTGCTGTTCAGGTTGATGGTGACCGAGCCGATGGTGGCCGGTTCGGGCAGCTCCAGCAGCAGCCCCACCCCGCTCTTGAAGTTCGGGAATGGCACGGCATCGCTGTAGGTGTCGGTCGGCCACACCGTCGAGGTGTCGCCATCGATGGCCAGGTCGGCCAGCTCGGGCGCGTCGGCGCCGCCGCCGGGGGAGAAGACGGTGGCGCTCACCGGGTCCAGCGCCGACCCGGTGGCGGTGGGACCCGCGGTTTCCTCCTGCGACGTGGTCGGGTCGTTGAGTCCGAGCGCGTCGCCGCCCAGGCCGTCACCCACATCACCGAAGATCCGGCTGAGCACCGTGGCCAGCAGCACCACCGCGACGATCACCACGACCGCACCGGCTGTCAGTCCGATGATCAGGCCCTTCCGGCGGCGTGCCTCGGCCTCGGGGTCGGGTTCGTCCTCCCAGGGCGCTTCCACCGGGCCGGCCGGGCGGTCGTCGACCGGGGCGATGTGATCGGTCCGGTCGGCGATCGCGGTGGCCTGCTGCAGCAGGTTGAGCAGCGTCGGGGCGCTGCGGATGCCACCGTTCTCCTGCACCGCGCGGGCGGCGGCCGCCGAGATCTGGAACGGGATGTCGCGGTCGACGGTGCGCGGTTCGACGGCCTGGCCGGCGGCGTCGAGGTCGGCCGGTGCCAGCCCGCTGGGGGTACCGGACTCCGGCAGCGGCCAGCGGTTGACCAGCAGCGCATACAGCGTCGCGCCGATACCGCGGATGTCGTCTTCGGGATTGGCGTCGGGCAGCGTGGCAGGGAACGCGAGCGCGACATCGCCGTCGATGCTGACCCGGATGCGGCTGGGGTGGTCCACCGACAGCGCCACCCCGTTGCGGTGGGCGGCCTCGGCGACCGCGGCCAGCGACTGGATTGCCCGCGCCCCGCCGATCGGCGACGGCGCGGTCTCGGCGACCTCGGCCAGCGAGCCGCCGCGGATCCACTCCGAGACCACCAGCCCACCGGTGCGGATCGGTAACACGTCGAGCACCCGCGCCACCCCGGGCATGTCGATGCGGCCCAGCCGCTGGGTGCGATCGAGGATGGCCTGCACCTTGTGGGCGGGCAGGGCCCCGTCCGGATCGACGAAGGTCAGAGCGACCTGGCGGTCCAGTGCGGTGTCGAGGGCCTGCCAAAACTGCAGGTGTGCGGGGCCGCCGTGGGAAACCAGGAGCCGGTAGCGGCCGTTGGCCAGCGTCGCTCCCGGGATCAGGTGCGGTTCCTCGCCGCCCGGGGGCGTGTCCAGCCCGGTGGCGGGCGGCGTCGGCAGCACTTCGGTCGGCGAGACGTCGGGCTGGAAGTCGTCGGCCGGCGGCCGCTCGTGGCGGGTGGTCGACTCCGTCGCCGGGCCCGGGGGCTGAGAGCGCTCGGTCTCGGCGCCGCTGGCGTGTTCGTCGCTCACGGCTGATCCTTTCCGCGGGGACGAATTCGTATCGGGGTGTAGCTCAGGGTACGTGAGGGCCCGGCGGCGCCCGCTGAGGCGGCGTACGTAGCGGCCCACCACATCCGCCGCGGCCATCGCCTCGGGGACCTTTGCCGCCAGCATGACCGCGGCCAGCAGCGGCGCCATCACCAGCCCGAGCACCAGCAGCCGCAGCAGCGAGCCCAGGCCGCCCCAGGCCGCGGTCAGCGCGTCCAGGCCGAGGAGACGGTCCAGCAGATGGGCCACCAGACCGGAGCCCAGCGAAGCGGCGATGGTGACCAGCACGGTGCGCACCACGTCGAGGCCGATCAGGTGTCCGCCGGGCGGATCGAGCCGGCTGCGGAGCAGCACGTAGCCGACGGTCGCGCCGGCCAGGAAGCCCAGACCGTTGGCCAGGCCGAGGTACCCGGCGACCAGCTCGGGGTCGTCGGTCAGGTGCGGCGCGGCCAGCGATGCCGCGATCTTGACCACGGTGATCACCACGATCAGCGCGATCGGCGTCCACGGTTCCTCGCGTGCGTAGAACACCCGCAGCTGCAGCAGCACCAGCGCGTACGGAATCAGCGTGAACGCCGACAGCGTGATGGCCATGCCGAGGTAGCCGGCGTCGACCGTGCCGAAGTTGCCGTAGGCGAACAGCGCGGTGCCGATCGCCGGGCCGCCGACGGTCATCAGCGCGACGATCGGAATCAATGTCACCATGATCAGCCGGGTCGCGAGGGACAGATCGGCCAGCACCGCGGGCCCGTCATCGTTGGCGGCGTTGCGCGACAGCCGCGGCATCACCACGGTCAGCACCGTGACGCCGATGATGCCGAACGGCAGGTAGAGCACCAGCCACGTGTAGTTGTAGATGGCCGGGCCCGAGGCGGCCGCACCGGCGGCGATCCGATTGCCGACGACCAGGCCGACCTGGCTGATCAGCACGTAGAGCACCATCGCCAGCGCCATCATCGCGAACTTCTTCAGCCGCGCGTCGATCCCCCACAGCGGCCGCACGCTGATCTGTTCACGCCGGATCGCGACGAACAACACCGCGGCCTGGGCGACGACGCCGAGCGTGGTCCCGATCCCGAGCACCAGCAGTTTGGCGTTGCCCATCTCGACCGGGTCGACCGAGAGTTCGCCCGGCACCAGCACATACAGCGCCAGCGTGAGGATGGCGACGACGTTGTTGACCACCGGCGCCCAGGCCGGTGGCCCGAAGATGTTGCGGGTGTTCAGGATCGCCATGAACACCGACGACAGGCCGTAGAAGATGATCTGCGGCAGCAGCAGATACGCGAACGCGGTGGTCAGGGGCCGGTTGACCTGCGGGTCGGACCCGAGCATGAGATCCGCGAGCAGCGGTGCGGCCACCGTGGAGACGACGGTGACGACCAGCAGCAGCGTGGTGGCCAGCGTCAGCAGCCGCCGGATGAACGCCGCGCCGCCGTCGGGGTCGTCGCGTTCGGCCCGGGCCAGCACGGGCACGAAGATCGCGGTGAACGTGGCCTCGAGCACCAACGCCGCGATCAGGTTCGGCAGCTGATTGGCCACGGTGAAGGCGCTCGTCAGCGCGGCGCCCAGGATCGCGGCCAGCAGCACGATGCGGGCGAACCCGGTCAGCCGGCTGACCAGGGTGGCCACCGCCATGCCCCACGAGCGGGAGACGACAGCGGAGTCGGAGAGCTCCTCCCGCGGGGCGGCCCGTCCCGCGGCGGACGCCGGTTCAGTCACCTGGGCCGCCGCGCGAGGTCGGGGCACGCCGCGGCCCGGCCGTGGTCCGGGCAGGCTGCGCGGTGTCGGCTGCGGGGTCGTCGGGGAAGGCCAGCGCGACCTCGATCGGATCCGGACGGTCCAGGTCGGCGGGATCGGGCTGGCCGCGGAAGCGGTGCCACAGGCGCCGGCCGACGAGCAGTACCAGGACCGCGCCGCCCGTCAGGGTGATGATGAACAGCACCTTGCCGTAGGCGTTGGAGTGCACGGACAACCGGGCGGGTTCCCCGAGCGGCAACCCGTTGGCGGTGCGCAGCGCGACGTCGACGGCCACCCGCTGGGTGAAGTGCACCTCGATGGGCACCTTCAGCGGGAGGAACCCCGGCGGCAGCACGATCTCGCCCATGTCGGTCACCGTCATGCCGGGCGGGGCGTCGATGTCGAGGCGGACGCGGATCGGCACCGGCAGATCGTTGCGCAACGCCAGCGGCAGGGGGCTGCGTTCGGTGGCCAGCGTGTAGGAGCCGCCGGGGTTGACGATGGTCACCGCGTTGAACAGGTCGGTCACCGTGGCGCTGACGGTGGTCAGGCGCTGCTGCGCCAGCCCGGCGCGCGCGTCGGGCGGCACGGACAGGCTCAGCGCCCGCAGCATGTCCTCGCGCAGCGGAGCGGTGTACTGGGCCCCGGTCAACCCGGTGCGCTCATCGGTGCCCAGCGCTGCCGTCAGGCCCCACAACCGCCCCGTGGTCGCGGCGATGCCCGACACCACCCCGTCGTCGAAGCGGCCCCGCGGATTGCCGGTCGTCCCGGACGGCAGCTCAGCGCTGCCGTGCACCGCGGCGGCCTCGTCGATCACGGCGCGCAGCGGCCGCGGCACGGCCAGCCCGGAGCGGATCGCGGTGCCGACCGCACTGAGCACCGCGGCCGCGTCGTCACCGGACAGGCCCCACATGAGCGGCGGCACCAACAGCTGCGTGCGTGGCGTGACATCGGGGTCGAGGCTCTGCCACAGCATCGCCCCGAGCGCATCCTGGCGCCGGGCGACCGCGGAATCCTGTTTGAGCGGGGTGTCCAGCGAAGCGCTCAGGTAGGACGGCGACTCCGGCTGGGCGCCCACGCTGGCCAGCGCCGCGCCGACCGCCGGGTCGAACGGCGCGGCCACCACATTGGGGGTGTAGCGCACCGGCGACACCTCGGCGGTCTGCGGTCGGCTGCCGTCACCGTCCTGCGGCCCCGACAGGTCGGCGGCGCCGATCGCGACGGTGGGACCCTGCGCCGAGAGCAGCTGCACCGTCCCCGCGGTCATCGGGCCGTCGCCGACCAGGGTGGCGCCCCGGGTGACAGGCACGCCGAGGATCTGGGCGACGATGTCGGCCGCACCGCGAGTGGCGATCGCCGACAGGCCGAAGTCCCCCACCCGATGCAGCGCGTCGAGGTCGGCCTGGGCGTAGGTGGTCGCGGTGACGCACAACCGCGCGGCCACCGCGCGGAGCCGGGCCAGCCAGTCGATCGCGGCCTGCCGCCCGGCGCCGGGATAGGTGGCGGTACCGCGACCGGCCTCCGGTCCCGCGTTGACCACATAGCCATTGGTCATCGCGTTGACAGTGATCAGCAGGTCGGGGTCGACGGCCAGGCAGACGGCCCGGGCGAGCTCACCACGCGGGTCGACCGCCGGGCCGGTCGCGAAGTCGACCGCCGAGAGCATGGTGTCGAGTCGGCCGCCGGGCGCCAGGGAGGTCGCCAGTTCGTCGTCGATCAGGCGGACGGGCGTGGTTTCGCCCGGCGCGCCCGCCGCCAGCCGGGGCCGGTCGGCCAGCGGCCACAGCAGGGTCATCGCCACCGGTCGGGTGGTGTCGGGGGGCACCGCGGAGTCGACGGAGCCGGTGTCGGCGGGCGAGCCGTCGGCGTCGGCGGGCGGGACGCCCAGCACAGGCAGCAGGAAGCGGGAATCGTCGAGCCGCGCGGGCGCCCCGTAGTCGGGCGTGCCGTTGACGTTGACCATCACCGGGTACACGCCGGGCTGGTCGATGCTCAACGACTGCGCGGCCGCGCGCAGCGGGTAGGCCAGCCGGAACGGCACGTCCTGCCCGCGCGCGAGTTCCGGTGCGACGGTGATGAAGTCGGCCACCGGCTGGTACTGGTCGACGTTGCCGGTCAGGTTGGTGCGCAGCGCGGTCGACGAGCTCACCGCGTCGGCGCGCTCGAGGCGGACCACGACGTCGCGCACCGGGCGGTCGCCGATGTTGCGGATCCTGCCGGTGACGGTGACGAGCGGGTCGCTGGTGGTGGTGACCAGGTCGGGAGAGACGGTGTCGATCTGGATCTGCAGGAACTGCTTCGGCACGGGTTGCGCGTCGGCCTGCGGGGCGCCGACTGTCGGCGCGATCGCCAGCAGCAGCGCGACGACCGCGGCGAGCAGTCGTGCGAGCGGCACGCTCACGGTCCCTGACCGCAGCCGTTCGTCCGCCGGCCGGGCTGGGATTGAGCGGAGCGGTCGGGCTTGCCGTTGCGCACGTGCGAGTGCGTCTGCGGCCGTCGGCGGGGCGTGCTGCGCGGCAGCGGCGGCAGCGCACCGGGCCCGTCGGCGTGCAGTTTGTCGATCAGTTCGTCGGCCACCGCTGCCAGGCGGCGTTCGTCGGCGTAGGCCAGGCGCGACGGCAGCTCTCTGACCGGCACCCAGGCCACCTCGGTGACCTCGACGTCCTCGTCGGAGAGCTCGCCACCGGAGAACCGCATCAGGTAATGGTGCACGGTCTTGTGGACGCGGCGCCCCTCGGTGACGAACCAGTAGTCGATGCTGCCGAGTGCGGCCAGGACGTCGCCCTGGATCCCGGTCTCCTCGGCCACCTCACGGATGGCGGTCTGCTCGGCGGTCTCGCCCAGCTCGATGTGCCCCTTGGGCAGCGACCACAGCATGCGTCCACGCCGGTCGATGCGGCCGATCAGAGCCGCCACCTGACGGTCTTTCGGGCCGTCGATCCCGTCGATGACCAGACCGCCGGCCGACGTCTCGTGCACGGTTCGCAGCCGGTCCGGCGTCCGCCGGGGACGGGCCTTCTGGGGTTTGGGGGAGCGGGAATTCTGTTCCTGCGTGGCGTTCGGGGCGGTCGCCTGGCTCTGCGTTCGGGGCTGGTCGGTGCCCGCCGGAGGGGGCCCTGCCGCCCGCCGACCGCGCCGACGCCCTCGGCGCCGGCGTGATCTGGGCTGCTCGCCTTCCGACACCTCAGCGATATTAGCTGGCATGAACAGCACCCCACGCCACACTCGCCGGTCGGTGACACGGCTGTGACCAGTAGGCTCACCGGACGTGCCCGACCCTAGGCAACCCAGCCCGTCCGACGTCGAACTGCTGGCCGCCGCTCAGGTTTCCCTGAACCGGCATGCCCGCGTGCTCGCCGGGCTCGGCCGGCTGTTCGCCGACCACGGCCACCAGCTCTACCTGGTGGGCGGCAGCGTCCGCGACGCGCTGCTGGGCCGGTTGGGCACCGATCTCGACTTCACCACCGACGCCCGCCCCGAGCAGATGCAGGCGTTTCTGCGCGACTGGGCCGACGCGCTCTGGGACACCGGCATCGAATTCGGCACGCTGGGCGTGGGCAAGGATGGCGACCGCCTCGAGTTGACCACGTTCCGGGCCGACAGCTACGACCAGCAGTCACGTCATCCGGAGGTGCGCTTCGGCGACAATCTCGCCGACGATCTGGTGCGCCGCGACTTCACCGTCAACGCGATGGCGGTCCAGATCACCGCGCAGGGGCCCGGCGAGTTCTTCGATCCACTCAACGGGCTGTCCGCGCTGCGTGCCGGGGTGCTCGACACCCCGGCAGAACCGGAGGTCTCGTTCGGCGACGATCCGCTGCGGATGCTGCGCGCGGCACGGTTCGTGTCCCAGCTGGGTTTCGCGGTTGCGCCGCGCGTGCGGCGCGCGCTGGGGGACATGGCGCCGCAACTGGGCCGGATCTCGGCCGAGCGGGTGGCTGCCGAGCTGGACAAGCTGCTGCTCGGCCGGGACCCGGTGGCCGGTATCGACCTGATGGTGGAGACGGGGCTGGGGGAGGTGGTGCTGCCCGAGGTCGGCGGCATGCGGATGGCCATCGACGAACACCATCAGCACAAGGACGTCTACCAGCACTCGCTGACGGTGCTGCGGCAGGCCATGGAATTGGAGGAGCCCGGAAGTCCGCCCGATCTGGTGCTGCGCTGGGCGGCGCTGCTGCACGACATCGGCAAACCGGCCACCCGCCGGCACGAGCCCGACGGCGGTGTGAGCTTCCATCACCACGAAGTGGTCGGCGCGAAGATGGCGCGCAAGCGGATGCGGGCGCTGAAGTACTCCAAGCAGATGGTCGACGACGTCTCGCAGCTGGTGTACCTGCACCTGCGCTTCCACGGCTACGGGGACGGCCGGTGGACCGACTCCGCGGTGCGCCGGTACGTCACCGACGCCGGACCGCTGTTGGGTCGGCTGCACAAGCTGGTCCGCGCCGACTGCACGACCCGC harbors:
- the sigM gene encoding RNA polymerase sigma factor SigM; this encodes MGISGGRSRSDKELLAAHVAGDPYAFEELFHRHHRQLYRLAVVTSRSPHDAADALQDALLAAHRAAGGFRHDSAVSSWLYRIVVNACLDRLRRNKFYVYEEIDDSHFDAVDPTSKVDTAVAVQRALMRLPVEQRAAVVAVDMQGYSVADTARMLGVAEGTVKSRCARARTKLAAALHYFAADAAVE
- a CDS encoding N-acetylmuramoyl-L-alanine amidase; amino-acid sequence: MSSLRRGDRGGAVTEIRSALAALGMIEDADADLTTGKHVAVDVFDEELDHAVRAFQQHRGLLVDGIVGEATFRALKEASYRLGARILNHQFGAPMYGDDVATLQARLQDLGFYTGLVDGHFGLQTHNALTSYQREYGLYPDGICGPETLRSLYFLGSRVTGGSPHAIREEELVRSSGPRLSGKRIIIDPGRGGSDHGLIMTGPAGPVSEADILWDLASRLEGRMTAIGMDTFLSRSVHNAPTDAERAATANTVGADLMISLRCDTQDSPAANGVASFHFGNSHGSASTIGRNLADFIQREVVARTGLRDCRVHGRTWDLLRLTRMPTVQVDLGYLSNTGDRETLVSPSARDSIAEGILAAVKRLYLLGKNDRPTGTFTFAELLAHELAVDQARRS
- a CDS encoding CCA tRNA nucleotidyltransferase, with product MPDPRQPSPSDVELLAAAQVSLNRHARVLAGLGRLFADHGHQLYLVGGSVRDALLGRLGTDLDFTTDARPEQMQAFLRDWADALWDTGIEFGTLGVGKDGDRLELTTFRADSYDQQSRHPEVRFGDNLADDLVRRDFTVNAMAVQITAQGPGEFFDPLNGLSALRAGVLDTPAEPEVSFGDDPLRMLRAARFVSQLGFAVAPRVRRALGDMAPQLGRISAERVAAELDKLLLGRDPVAGIDLMVETGLGEVVLPEVGGMRMAIDEHHQHKDVYQHSLTVLRQAMELEEPGSPPDLVLRWAALLHDIGKPATRRHEPDGGVSFHHHEVVGAKMARKRMRALKYSKQMVDDVSQLVYLHLRFHGYGDGRWTDSAVRRYVTDAGPLLGRLHKLVRADCTTRNKRRAARLQANYDDLERRIEELAAREDLARVRPDLDGNEIMEILGIPAGPQVGRAWNHLKELRLDRGPLSREEAVDELLAWWNRERS
- the trxB gene encoding thioredoxin-disulfide reductase, coding for MTSPTPVHDLIVIGSGPAGYTAAIYAARAQLNPLVFEGSQFGGALMTTTEVENYPGFRDGITGPELMDQMREQALRFGADLRMEDVDAVDLAGPVKTVTVGDETHRARAVILAMGAAARQLGVPGEQEMIGMGVSTCATCDGFFFRDQDIAVVGGGDSAMEEATFLTRFARSVTLIHRRDEFRASKIMLERAQANEKITILTNTAVTAIEGDPKVTGIRLRNTVTGEESALAVTGVFVAVGHDPRSELVRDQVEVDESGYVQVQGRTTYTSVEGVFAAGDLVDHTYRQAITAAGSGCAASIDAERWLAEQADPGERTSTTTDDSDLIGANQ
- the trxA gene encoding thioredoxin, with amino-acid sequence MSDSKTVTVTDDSFADDVLASGNPVLVDFWATWCGPCKMVAPVLEEIAAEKADVLRVAKLDVDENPATARDFQVVSIPTMILFKDGQPVKRIVGAKGKAALLREIGDVL
- a CDS encoding DUF6049 family protein → MSVPLARLLAAVVALLLAIAPTVGAPQADAQPVPKQFLQIQIDTVSPDLVTTTSDPLVTVTGRIRNIGDRPVRDVVVRLERADAVSSSTALRTNLTGNVDQYQPVADFITVAPELARGQDVPFRLAYPLRAAAQSLSIDQPGVYPVMVNVNGTPDYGAPARLDDSRFLLPVLGVPPADADGSPADTGSVDSAVPPDTTRPVAMTLLWPLADRPRLAAGAPGETTPVRLIDDELATSLAPGGRLDTMLSAVDFATGPAVDPRGELARAVCLAVDPDLLITVNAMTNGYVVNAGPEAGRGTATYPGAGRQAAIDWLARLRAVAARLCVTATTYAQADLDALHRVGDFGLSAIATRGAADIVAQILGVPVTRGATLVGDGPMTAGTVQLLSAQGPTVAIGAADLSGPQDGDGSRPQTAEVSPVRYTPNVVAAPFDPAVGAALASVGAQPESPSYLSASLDTPLKQDSAVARRQDALGAMLWQSLDPDVTPRTQLLVPPLMWGLSGDDAAAVLSAVGTAIRSGLAVPRPLRAVIDEAAAVHGSAELPSGTTGNPRGRFDDGVVSGIAATTGRLWGLTAALGTDERTGLTGAQYTAPLREDMLRALSLSVPPDARAGLAQQRLTTVSATVTDLFNAVTIVNPGGSYTLATERSPLPLALRNDLPVPIRVRLDIDAPPGMTVTDMGEIVLPPGFLPLKVPIEVHFTQRVAVDVALRTANGLPLGEPARLSVHSNAYGKVLFIITLTGGAVLVLLVGRRLWHRFRGQPDPADLDRPDPIEVALAFPDDPAADTAQPARTTAGPRRAPTSRGGPGD
- the murJ gene encoding murein biosynthesis integral membrane protein MurJ produces the protein MAVATLVSRLTGFARIVLLAAILGAALTSAFTVANQLPNLIAALVLEATFTAIFVPVLARAERDDPDGGAAFIRRLLTLATTLLLVVTVVSTVAAPLLADLMLGSDPQVNRPLTTAFAYLLLPQIIFYGLSSVFMAILNTRNIFGPPAWAPVVNNVVAILTLALYVLVPGELSVDPVEMGNAKLLVLGIGTTLGVVAQAAVLFVAIRREQISVRPLWGIDARLKKFAMMALAMVLYVLISQVGLVVGNRIAAGAAASGPAIYNYTWLVLYLPFGIIGVTVLTVVMPRLSRNAANDDGPAVLADLSLATRLIMVTLIPIVALMTVGGPAIGTALFAYGNFGTVDAGYLGMAITLSAFTLIPYALVLLQLRVFYAREEPWTPIALIVVITVVKIAASLAAPHLTDDPELVAGYLGLANGLGFLAGATVGYVLLRSRLDPPGGHLIGLDVVRTVLVTIAASLGSGLVAHLLDRLLGLDALTAAWGGLGSLLRLLVLGLVMAPLLAAVMLAAKVPEAMAAADVVGRYVRRLSGRRRALTYPELHPDTNSSPRKGSAVSDEHASGAETERSQPPGPATESTTRHERPPADDFQPDVSPTEVLPTPPATGLDTPPGGEEPHLIPGATLANGRYRLLVSHGGPAHLQFWQALDTALDRQVALTFVDPDGALPAHKVQAILDRTQRLGRIDMPGVARVLDVLPIRTGGLVVSEWIRGGSLAEVAETAPSPIGGARAIQSLAAVAEAAHRNGVALSVDHPSRIRVSIDGDVALAFPATLPDANPEDDIRGIGATLYALLVNRWPLPESGTPSGLAPADLDAAGQAVEPRTVDRDIPFQISAAAARAVQENGGIRSAPTLLNLLQQATAIADRTDHIAPVDDRPAGPVEAPWEDEPDPEAEARRRKGLIIGLTAGAVVVIVAVVLLATVLSRIFGDVGDGLGGDALGLNDPTTSQEETAGPTATGSALDPVSATVFSPGGGADAPELADLAIDGDTSTVWPTDTYSDAVPFPNFKSGVGLLLELPEPATIGSVTINLNSTGTAVQVRSASSPSPSSLESTTALTEPTTLRPGSNTIRVEDAEPTSNVLVWITTLGQVDGESRTDISEITLNAAS
- a CDS encoding NUDIX hydrolase — its product is MSEGEQPRSRRRRGRRRGRRAAGPPPAGTDQPRTQSQATAPNATQEQNSRSPKPQKARPRRTPDRLRTVHETSAGGLVIDGIDGPKDRQVAALIGRIDRRGRMLWSLPKGHIELGETAEQTAIREVAEETGIQGDVLAALGSIDYWFVTEGRRVHKTVHHYLMRFSGGELSDEDVEVTEVAWVPVRELPSRLAYADERRLAAVADELIDKLHADGPGALPPLPRSTPRRRPQTHSHVRNGKPDRSAQSQPGRRTNGCGQGP